The following nucleotide sequence is from Myxocyprinus asiaticus isolate MX2 ecotype Aquarium Trade chromosome 21, UBuf_Myxa_2, whole genome shotgun sequence.
CATGTTATGCTGCATTACGTTAATTTATGATGTGTTGTTGCGTTATGTTACATTACgttgttattttttgttatttgtaaaTTTGTTGAATCTTACGAAAACAATTGATATTTTCCATAAAGAAAATCAAGCCTATTTTTTGGGCCTTTGtgattgtttgcattgtgacatagtGCCTTGTGTTTTCCACGATAACAAATTTTCAGCAGTGGATACCATTACCAGTGAATGTTCACAATTCTctataccaatttcaataccacagctaAAACTAACACGCTCATGAACACactatttaaaaacttttaatattattttaaatattaacaacCCTATTATAAATGAAAGATACTCACTTATTTCCTTTTGAATCTAGACATGATCAAACTGTATACACAAGTTGTCGCACTGGTCATTCAAGACTTACACATGTGTTTTTATTGAAAAGTGAAGAATCACCAACATGTGATTTCTGTAGAATACCATTGACTAAgcatattttactggactgtccTGCTTTTAATGACACTAGACAACTGTTCTATTCAGAAAATTCTTTACTGGAGGTGTTTAAAAAGGTTTCACCAGTAAAAAGAGTAGATCATGCGCTAGAAGTGGTTTTAAGTGCTTCATGACGGGCTATCAGAGGTTTTAGataattaggggtccaagcaccgatgGTGCTGCAACCCTACTGTATCCAtactgattttcttcttattctttttctgccctaaaagcatATGGGGTAGCAAAaaccgtaagtcctagagacaccaaacttgtcaggatggtcccaaatccctCTCACTAGCTATAGATTTAATGTGCTGttgtccattattattattattattcttttatcattcTAATAAAATTCTAATTTTGCAAGTGTGATGCAAATCTTTTCACAAAACCAGctgtgtccacagcatccacaggatctgtTGTGTCCAATTTAATTATTTTGGCCATGTCCTGGCCATacgtgcttggaccccgatgattgccgcttgcggctatatttttaTGTTATGTCTTTTTCAAAGCAGTGCTGTGTGAACAGATAGCACAGAGCTCGTTTAGTTCAAGAGATTAGATTTAGAACTCCATATATCATAtacatcaataattacatttcattaaCAAAGCAGCCGTTTATGTGACTAAATGTTTGTTGACATCACTGCCTCTCTCATGTTGATCACAGTTCCTGAGGACTTGTGCAGATGTCTTCCGGCTTCTCCCCTTTCTGGTTTTTATCATCGTTCCTTTTATGGAGTTTCTACTTCCTATTGCACTGAAGCTTTTCCCTAACATGCTGCCGTCCACCTTTGAGACACAGTCCAAAAAGGTACACTGACCTGTAACCTTTGTGTTTTAATCCATAATGACCTTAATCGTACTTCTGTTCCTCTACTTGTACAATACTTTGAGCTAATCTATGTgatccttgtgtgtgtgtgtgtgtgtgtgtgtgtgtgtgtgtgtgtgtgtgtgtgttttgtaggaGGAAAGGCTGAAGAAGGAGCTAAGAGTGAAGTTAGAGATGGCAAAGTTCTTGCAGGACACTATCGAGGAAATTGCACTAAGAAACAAAGCAGCCAAAGGCAACGTTACCGAGGAGTTCTCCACTTTCTTCCAGAAGGTAGAGCATAGTCACACATACTCAGATCTCATCCAACTGTCCACACTGACATTCAGACAAATCAAAACATTGAACAACAGCTCTCTATTGCCCCTGGGTGGTGATATTTATGATGTACTCTTTGATAAGATATTGCAGTGGGGTTCAAAATCTGAGTCCACTTTATTACAGGCGTTTCTTTTCAGATTATATGATCAGCATAAAATTGGTGAcaacatgcactcaagctggaaTGAAGTGacatagaaatagtgcagaatcttaaaaatttatttgtaattttatgtCATTATATATAAGCACACAgacaagaataatatatatatatatttccaggtTCTGAATTCCAGATTTTAATGTGGACTTTTTCATCTCTTTGTATTTACTAAAAAATCTTTTACATCaaactctctctctttatctcctcTTTTCCTTTTACTCAGATTCGTGACTCAGGAGAGAGACCCAGTAATGAGCAGATCATACGTTTCTCTAAGCTGTTTGAGGATGAACTGACTCTAGATAATCTGACACGGCCACAGCTGGTGGCACTTTGCAAGCTGTTGGAGCTGCAGTCCATTGGCACGAACAACTTCTTGCGCTTTCAGCTCATCATGAAACTCCGTGCCATACGAGCAGATGACAAGGTTAAACGAGCCTATCCTTACTCGTAAAAGTGTGTTAGTTTAATATAAACAGAAGTaacatattaaacatttaattctccCTTACTCTGGATAGTGGTCACTAAATTGGCATTcgccaatattaataatacaattctaataaaataatttcttagaaattatttattatattaatcatagttttaaatacagttttaaattatCAACATCTGTCTTAGGGGCCAGTCAGACAGAAcgcattcttgcattaaaaaaggtagatgcagtgcaacaaattaaACAGAATGCAAGTATcgtgagacacatttttaaaatttgaaattcTTTTAACTTGTCATGGCGTAAAAGAAAACGCGGCGCTCATGCAAGAGATGGTGAAAATACAGTGAGATGTGACTCAACAGTCAAACATGTCCATCTAgcacattaacattaaaatataattaataaactgATGAAAAATGGGTGAAAAACACATTATGTGTGTTTGGTCTGAAATCAGATAATATCAGAGCTTATTTATCCAAACGGtcagaaaaaaatattctttCTTCTTATTTCagttcttttctccccaatttggtatgcccaatgcactctaggtcctcgtggtggcgtagtgactcgcctcaatccgggtggcggaggacaaatctcagttgcctccgcgtcttgagacgtcaatccacgcatcttattgagcgcgttgcttgttgagcgcgttaccgcagagacatagcgtgtgtggaggcttcacattattctccgcggcatccacgcacaactctccgtggggcacgtggcgagcgagaaccacattatagtgaccttgaggaggttaccccatgtgactctaccctccctagcaactgggccaatttggttgcttaggagacctggctggagtcactcagcatgccctagattcgaactcgtgattccaggggtggtagtcagtgtctttacccgatgagctacccaggccccccttattTCAGGTTTTAAAAGTACTAAACTTTTCTActgtacaaagtaatattttgttGACAGATTTAACTCTTAAATTCTAGATTGGAGAATTAGTTTATATACAATAGAAAGAACAGTTTAGATTCAAAGCAGTGGCCATCAAATTGGTTATCGGCtataacataaaaacaattataggcCAAAAATTCTGCATCTGTTCATTTCTTTCAGTGCTGATTTCTTTGCATATATGTGTGATTGACAGCTGATAGCAGAGGAGGGAGTGGACAGTCTAAATGTGAATGAGCTGCAGGCAGCATGTCGTGTGAGAGGGATGAGAGCTCTTGGGGTGACGGAGGAGAGGCTTAGAGAGCAGCTTAAACAGGTTTAAACACATTTCTTTACAATCCATAATCGCTTAGTACTAGGACTTCTCATCACATATTTTACATTGCTGTGTCTTCCAGTGGTTGGAGCTTCATCTGAATCAGCACATCCCCACATCTCTTCTACTGCTGTCCCGAGCCATGTTCTTGCCAGACACACTGTCCCCTGCAGACCAGCTTAAAACCACTCTACAGAACTTGCCTGAGATAATGGTGCgtacacaataataaaaaaataatcaagataTTTAAACTCCTGAGACCTGAGAGTGACTGCTGTGGTAACTAgtaacacctaataaacaagcaaaaaaaaaaaaaaaaatttctagagcaaataattttcctaaaaacttgtccacatatgtggacagcaggactaagtagtgacattttaaataatgccaagctatagaaagtcagatttttttcaccaaattgtttgtttccaggagtgttgtttattcatgtttttgagacgtaaCGTCCTTAATGTCTGTAACttacatcagaaattaacataattaattctgattcaaagtaatggccagcatcatccagtcactgccaactatgtaaaaaaaaaaaaaaaaacaattatacattataaattctgaatttatgtactgattaccattgtcccatgccaaacatgttgagtggtccaaacatcatctgcagcatgaaactgaacttttatttGGATTTTAGGAGTAATTTCCCTTAGCTTCACAGAGAGCTATAAGATGCTCCCTtgcgctgtctgtctgcacttgtTTCAGaaaagttcaaaatgcaccttattttcatccaaatccatataaagcttctgaaagcaacatttttcagcttttggaatCCATTGAAAATCCATTccatgtgaaaatgcacagtaaatatagtaatgcatttactaatgttaatgaatagaaccatattgtacagttataaaataaaatacaataacatttatattaaaacgAAGTGAAATGAAGATGTGTCAATGTTGaatgttattcaaaataactaacatgtttttgttttgtttttttgcttttgagggaataatgtcccaaaacccacgtatgtggacatcatgtttatcagcgcactgacgtggcaaaaatgaatgaattttttaatgcgccatatcaaacgaaactagagacgctactctttacacccaaacaggtttcaatgaaaaacataaataggTTTCTTAACAGAGgaacttttgttggctctgcgcccaTAGAAGCGCTTAAAAGAAATTGACGCCATGCTGTTGTGCCACGTGACTGGGTTCAAATcgttgtcatttaagtgttaaacgCCAgacgtttaacccttaaatgacaatctagagtcttgtgaacagtattcagttggtttaaattcatttaaattatgcgtttcatatagcgaagccaaaatacaacatccacgcatgtggatgcggggCCCCACAAGGTTAAGCTATATCACTCAGCCCTAGTACACAGACTTTTAAATGGCTTATTAGTCTCTATGGACAATTCTGAAGCtgcattttattctggaaaaatAAGAGCGTGTTTGGTTGTGTGTGCATTCACAGGCTAAGGAGGCGCAGGTGAAGGTGGCAGAGCTGGACTTCTCTAAAGTTGATAATAAGACCAAGCTGGAGGCCACACTGCAGGAAGAGGCAGCCATCCGTGAggagcacagagagagagagcaggagagaCTGGCTGATGCTGCAGAGAAAGCAAAGGAACAGGCCACACGGGTCATTACTGTCACTATTAGGTTCTTTCAGCCTAACAGCAATACCCTTGTAATTTTTATAGTATTGTTGCAATGTTTATGGAAGGATGCAAATGTATTTTTAGGAGGGTGAGATTCTGGAGTTGGATGCAAACAGGCGGGTGGATGCTGAGCAGGCTTTCTCCAGTGTAGATGTAGCCATCCATTCAGAAACATTACGAGATACTGCACCAGTATTGGAGGGTATCAAGGTAACACagtcacacaaaacacacacacacacaaaatagcaTGTAGTCTATACATTTGCAACTGACAAGTCCAGCTAATGTGCTTGTGCATTCTGTAGCAATAAGACCATGCGATTGTTACTTTTAACTCAAAAGTGGAACTTTCTTACAGTTGCCATACTGAGCGTTGCGATTTCTaccagttattttttatttttttgctcggTACATTTTCGAAGTGGTCCATCTCCGTATAATGTCGCTGGATTTACAGATGTGTCGAATCTTGACTAAGTTTTAGAACACAAGATCTTGATCGTGCTTGTTTCAATGCCACAGGTATTGTTCtttctctgcttttttttttgtgtcttttgtATTGTGTATAATTTTGCGTGTTTATTTATTTCTCCAGTTCGAGCAGTGGCAGAGGTATCTGCACATTCAGGTTAGATAAACTTCTAAACTGCTGCCCATCTGGGGAAAACCACACTGACTTCTCTGCTCTTCTAGTCACTTTAATGTGTGCTTCCTCAAACAAAACTGTAACAGTTTGGGAAAGGAGGATGTGGAAACCGGAGTAACaaacaacaagactttaattaaaaCAAACGCTGAACTGAAAACATAAtcgacgaacacacacacacagagcggccgtgtgcgtctctctctctctcgctttctctcccTGGTGTCCTCAGTTCTTCCATTATCTCCCTCCTGCTGGttaggcaactcagcgccaggtgtgcatcctcacggcctggccttGCCCTCCTCCTCCGGACTGgcttaaaccccccccccccccccatctctggaggggagatgctgcccttccggccttTCCGCCACCCAATGGTTCTCCCCGCCTCCTGAGAATCTGAGAGAGacgagggggagagagagagaaaagtgctCTTCTTCGGCTCCCACGGGCACTACGCCCACCCGGTCCTCAGCCGCTCCTCCACCCCCGGGCAGATGAAAGCCGCTCCTGGAAGACGGCAACGACTCCACTGTTCCCTGGCAGACGACAACAGCTCCTCCTCCTGGCGAACGGCAGCCGCTCCTCTggctcctggcggatggcagcagcgatTTCTCCCAGACAGCGTGCCCTTCCTCCTTTcctggatttcggcaccagtgtaacagttcgggaaaggaggatgcgaGAACCGGAGTAACAAACAAAAAGTATTTAGTAACATAATGACACAtcgacgaacacacacacacacacacacacacacagagcgggcacatacgtctctctctctctctctccctggcaTCCCaggctcttcccttatctccctcctgctgattaggcaactcagcgccgggcgtgcatcggcccggccacgccctcctcctcgtcacaaaaacatttccattatctGTTCCATAAATGGTTTTCCTAGGGTTAGGGATGGACACTACTGAGGCTTGGACATCTGTTTATTTTaaacctaaaataaataatttttagtttCTGTACCAAATGTACATCCTTTTGTGTGAATATGGTGATTTGAAAGAGCAGAGGACTTGTGTGGTTATGCTTGTATCCTCCTACCCACTCCACCCCAACTCTGTCCGTTTATGAGTATGTGTGAGTCTGTAGGACAGTGCATATGAAACTTGCAGCAAATCCTTGAGGATATTTGTTTTGTCACAGAAGTCCACTAAATTGGCATTACAATGTGTTCTGGTTGGTTTTAGTTACCTTTTTGTAGTCACCTTTGTTGTATGGTAGACTTTCCCTTCCTTTGACTGTGGTTGTGTGATCCTATTATTAAAGAAGGACCAGCACTTTTGTCTCtgcatcagtgttggggagtaattaCCGTAACTAaaattagcttaactacattatTCAGTACTGTGACTGTAGTCCATCTGTTTTCAGAATAAACACTACGTATATCGCTGGTTGATATCACATTGTATTGCGCATCCAGCCTTACAAGTGACTGAGCTGAGGAGTATATgctcaaaaacacattcaccgATTTATTTAAGAAATCACACAATAGTGTTCCTAGACATCTCTGtatgacattttaaattatttttttttatagcagaATAAATACTGCTGTAATtacttgttatttatttatttattataaaatgtattgttgAGTTTGATGCTGTTACACTAATTgagataaaatattaatttattagaattattatttaaaaaaaaatgttttttataaaatatataaaatttaagAAATGTCATCCCCTTATATAGCTACAATGTAATTTGATGCTTTTTGTTTGTAATTTGTTGTGTAGCTCTTTGGGTAGCATAACTTTAGTTCAAAATATGAGTAGCTCAAAAACACTGGCAAGCTACAATTTCCCCAACACTGCTCAGGATGTATGTTAAAATGTGAATCTGTTGATGGAAACTGTGTTTGTTTGACCTTTCAGGGGGAGGAGATCACTAAGGAGGAGATTGACATGCTGAGTGATGCCTGCACCAAACTGAAAGAGCAGAAGAAACTGCTCACCAAAGAGAAGGAGGAACTGGAGGAGCTCAAGGATGATGTGCAGGAGTATAGTGAGGTGTGT
It contains:
- the LOC127412154 gene encoding mitochondrial proton/calcium exchanger protein-like isoform X2, with product MASILLTRSRTPFLKTSWSLKNEFRKGKLPEGACFNCTGLRLATNSSPIALGGSAWPHTSSVLYPDNLPVSQRRLTRSPRLYCAILVPDCALLGHTHSIYHSTVRWVHTTGRLHDDSKVERSLRSLKDRNKKLEEGGPVYSPTVDAEPVRRTIPQRVIDEVKHYYHGFHLLWIDTTIAVRMLWRVLNGNILSRRERRQFLRTCADVFRLLPFLVFIIVPFMEFLLPIALKLFPNMLPSTFETQSKKEERLKKELRVKLEMAKFLQDTIEEIALRNKAAKGNVTEEFSTFFQKIRDSGERPSNEQIIRFSKLFEDELTLDNLTRPQLVALCKLLELQSIGTNNFLRFQLIMKLRAIRADDKLIAEEGVDSLNVNELQAACRVRGMRALGVTEERLREQLKQWLELHLNQHIPTSLLLLSRAMFLPDTLSPADQLKTTLQNLPEIMAKEAQVKVAELDFSKVDNKTKLEATLQEEAAIREEHREREQERLADAAEKAKEQATREGEILELDANRRVDAEQAFSSVDVAIHSETLRDTAPVLEGIKGEEITKEEIDMLSDACTKLKEQKKLLTKEKEELEELKDDVQEYSEDLEEIKRELSKTGEEKVVEESKASKRLSKRVNRMIGRIDKIINELEKDKVVLDGQMDSGTTPPIGLFFEKHSDLPRENLISINELIAVMRQIQSIPEHKLLSMAEALDENKDGKIDIDDVIKVVELIDKEDIDISTSQVAEIMVMLQKEEKLVEKEKAKEKSEKEQAAKIQN
- the LOC127412154 gene encoding mitochondrial proton/calcium exchanger protein-like isoform X1, with protein sequence MASILLTRSRTPFLKTSWSLKNEFRKGKLPEGACFNCTGLRLATNSSPIALGGSAWPHTSSVLYPDNLPVSQRRLTRSPRLYCAILVPDCALLGHTHSIYHSTVRWVHTTGRLHDDSKVERSLRSLKDRNKKLEEGGPVYSPTVDAEPVRRTIPQRVIDEVKHYYHGFHLLWIDTTIAVRMLWRVLNGNILSRRERRQFLRTCADVFRLLPFLVFIIVPFMEFLLPIALKLFPNMLPSTFETQSKKEERLKKELRVKLEMAKFLQDTIEEIALRNKAAKGNVTEEFSTFFQKIRDSGERPSNEQIIRFSKLFEDELTLDNLTRPQLVALCKLLELQSIGTNNFLRFQLIMKLRAIRADDKLIAEEGVDSLNVNELQAACRVRGMRALGVTEERLREQLKQWLELHLNQHIPTSLLLLSRAMFLPDTLSPADQLKTTLQNLPEIMAKEAQVKVAELDFSKVDNKTKLEATLQEEAAIREEHREREQERLADAAEKAKEQATREGEILELDANRRVDAEQAFSSVDVAIHSETLRDTAPVLEGIKGEEITKEEIDMLSDACTKLKEQKKLLTKEKEELEELKDDVQEYSEDLEEIKRELSKTGEEKVVEESKASKRLSKRVNRMIGRIDKIINELEKDKVVLDGQMDSGTTPPIGLFFEKHSDLPSVLLSYRENLISINELIAVMRQIQSIPEHKLLSMAEALDENKDGKIDIDDVIKVVELIDKEDIDISTSQVAEIMVMLQKEEKLVEKEKAKEKSEKEQAAKIQN
- the LOC127412154 gene encoding mitochondrial proton/calcium exchanger protein-like isoform X3; its protein translation is MASILLTRSRTPFLKTSWSLKNEFRKGKLPEGACFNCTGLRLATNSSPIALGGSAWPHTSSVLYPDNLPVSQRRLTRSPRLYCAILVPDCALLGHTHSIYHSTVRWVHTTGRLHDDSKVERSLRSLKDRNKKLEEGGPVYSPTVDAEPVRRTIPQRVIDEVKHYYHGFHLLWIDTTIAVRMLWRVLNGNILSRRERRQFLRTCADVFRLLPFLVFIIVPFMEFLLPIALKLFPNMLPSTFETQSKKEERLKKELRVKLEMAKFLQDTIEEIALRNKAAKGNVTEEFSTFFQKIRDSGERPSNEQIIRFSKLFEDELTLDNLTRPQLVALCKLLELQSIGTNNFLRFQLIMKLRAIRADDKLIAEEGVDSLNVNELQAACRVRGMRALGVTEERLREQLKQWLELHLNQHIPTSLLLLSRAMFLPDTLSPADQLKTTLQNLPEIMAKEAQVKVAELDFSKVDNKTKLEATLQEEAAIREEHREREQERLADAAEKAKEQATREGEILELDANRRVDAEQAFSSVDVAIHSETLRDTAPVLEGIKGEEITKEEIDMLSDACTKLKEQKKLLTKEKEELEELKDDVQEYSEDLEEIKRELSKTGEEKVVEESKASKRLSKRVNRMIGRIDKIINELEKDKVVLDGQMDSGTTPPIGVLLSYRENLISINELIAVMRQIQSIPEHKLLSMAEALDENKDGKIDIDDVIKVVELIDKEDIDISTSQVAEIMVMLQKEEKLVEKEKAKEKSEKEQAAKIQN
- the LOC127412154 gene encoding mitochondrial proton/calcium exchanger protein-like isoform X4, which encodes MASILLTRSRTPFLKTSWSLKNEFRKGKLPEGACFNCTGLRLATNSSPIALGGSAWPHTSSVLYPDNLPVSQRRLTRSPRLYCAILVPDCALLGHTHSIYHSTVRWVHTTGRLHDDSKVERSLRSLKDRNKKLEEGGPVYSPTVDAEPVRRTIPQRVIDEVKHYYHGFHLLWIDTTIAVRMLWRVLNGNILSRRERRQFLRTCADVFRLLPFLVFIIVPFMEFLLPIALKLFPNMLPSTFETQSKKEERLKKELRVKLEMAKFLQDTIEEIALRNKAAKGNVTEEFSTFFQKIRDSGERPSNEQIIRFSKLFEDELTLDNLTRPQLVALCKLLELQSIGTNNFLRFQLIMKLRAIRADDKLIAEEGVDSLNVNELQAACRVRGMRALGVTEERLREQLKQWLELHLNQHIPTSLLLLSRAMFLPDTLSPADQLKTTLQNLPEIMAKEAQVKVAELDFSKVDNKTKLEATLQEEAAIREEHREREQERLADAAEKAKEQATREGEILELDANRRVDAEQAFSSVDVAIHSETLRDTAPVLEGIKGEEITKEEIDMLSDACTKLKEQKKLLTKEKEELEELKDDVQEYSEDLEEIKRELSKTGEEKVVEESKASKRLSKRVNRMIGRIDKIINELEKDKVVLDGQMDSGTTPPIGENLISINELIAVMRQIQSIPEHKLLSMAEALDENKDGKIDIDDVIKVVELIDKEDIDISTSQVAEIMVMLQKEEKLVEKEKAKEKSEKEQAAKIQN